A section of the Humulus lupulus chromosome 2, drHumLupu1.1, whole genome shotgun sequence genome encodes:
- the LOC133819420 gene encoding phospholipase D zeta 1 isoform X1 codes for MESEQLITSGSGSRYFQMQSEPALSFSFTLRPEPTRIFDELPKAIIVDVSRPDAGDISPMLLSYTIEFQYKQFTWRLLKKAAHVFYLHFALKKRAFIEEIQEKQEQVKEWLQNLGIGDHSAVVQDDEDEAIPLQHDESAKNRDVPSSAALPIIRPALGRQESISDRSKVAMQGYLNHFLGNMDIVNSREVCRFLEVSKLSFSPEYGPKLKEDYVMVKHLPKILKNDDSRKCCACDWFGCCNDNWQKVWAVLKPGFLALLADPFDTQPLDIIVFDVLPASDGNGDGRVSLAKEIKEHNPLRNSFKVTCGNRNIRLRAKSSGKVKDWVASINDAGLRPPEGWCHPHRFGSFAPPRGLSEDGSQAQWFVDGLASFEAIASAIEDAKSEIFMCGWWLCPELFLRRPFSAHASSRLDALLEAKAKQGVQIYILLYKEVALALKINSVYSKKRLLSIHENVRVLRYPDHFSSGVYLWSHHEKIVIVDYQICFIGGLDLCFGRYDTAEHKVGDCPPQIWPGKDYYNPRESEPNSWEETMKDELDRRKYPRMPWHDVHCALWGPPCRDIARHFVQRWNYAKRNKALYEEAIPLLMPQHHMVIPHYMGRSQEMEIEVTSSDNHNGMKRHDSFSSRSSYQDIPLLLPQEADGLDTPSGEPKPNGLNSSPNGIPFPFRKSRIESAGPGMPLRDFVDDFDGKLVSDGKTQTGMKHSDLEWWETQERGSQGGFLDDSGQVGPRTSCRCQVIRSVSQWSAGTSQTEESIHIAYCSLIEKAEHFIYIENQFFISGLSGDELIQNRVLEALFRRILRAYNDNKCFRVIIVIPLLPGFQGGLDDAGAASVRAILHWQYRTICRGNNSILYNLSNILGTKTHDYISFYGLRAYGNLFDGGPLASSQIYVHSKIMIVDDCITLIGSANINDRSLLGSRDSEIGVLIEDKELVNSYMGGKPWRAGKFSSSLRMSLWSEHLGLRAGEIQSIIDPVVDSTYRDIWLSTSKTNTAIYQDVFSCTPNDFIHSRAAFRQSMASWKEKLGHTTIDLGIAPEKLESYQNGDVKRADPMERLECVKGHLVSFPLDFMCQEDLRPVFNESEYYASPHVFH; via the exons TACAAACAG TTTACGTGGCGCTTGTTGAAGAAAGCTGCACATGTATTTTACTTGCATTTTGCGTTGAAGAAACGTGCTTTTATTGAGGAAATTCAGGAGAAGCAGGAACAG GTTAAAGAATGGCTTCAAAATCTAGGAATAGGAGATCATTCAGCAGTGGTGCAAGATGACGAAGATGAGGCCATTCCTCTGCAACATGATGAAAGTGCTAAAAATAG AGATGTTCCATCTAGTGCTGCTCTGCCAATTATTCGGCCAGCCTTGGGAAGGCAGGAGTCCATTTCTGATAGATCAAAGGTTGCAATGCAAGGGTATTTGAATCACTTTCTAGGAAATATGGACATTGTTAATTCTAGAGAG GTTTGCAGATTTTTGGAGGTTTCTAAGTTATCATTTTCTCCAGAATATGGTCCTAAGTTAAAGGAGGACTATGTGATGGTAAAACATCTACCGAAAATTCTAAAGAATGATGATTCAAGAAAATGTTGTGCATGTGATTGGTTCGGTTGTTGTAATGACAACTGGCAAAAG GTTTGGGCTGTACTAAAACCTGGATTTTTGGCTTTACTAGCAGACCCTTTTGATACCCAGCCATTAGATATAATTGTTTTTGATGTACTGCCGGCATCAGATGGGAATGGTGATGGTCGAGTATCGTTggcaaaagaaataaaagaacacAATCCGTTACGCAATTCATTTAAG GTTACTTGTGGAAATCGAAATATTAGATTAAGGGCTAAGAGTAGTGGTAAAGTCAAAGATTGGGTTGCTTCTATTAATGACGCTGGCCTTCGGCCTCCTGAGGGCTGGTGTCATCCTCATCGCTTTGGTTCTTTTGCTCCTCCAAGAGGGCTAAGTGAAGATGGTAGTCAGGCACAGTGGTTTGTAGATGGCCTGGCTTCATTTGAAGCTATTGCTTCTGCAATTGAGGATGCAAAATCAGAG ATATTTATGTGCGGCTGGTGGTTGTGCCCAGAACTGTTTCTACGACGCCCTTTTAGTGCTCATGCTTCTTCTAGGCTTGATGCTTTACTTGAAGCAAAAGCTAAGCAAGGGGTTCAG atttacATACTTCTGTACAAAGAGGTTGCTCTTGCTTTGAAAATAAATAGCGTTTATAGCAAGAAAAGGTTGCTTAGCATTCATGAGAATGTTAGGGTACTACGTTACCCTGACCACTTTTCTAGTGGTGTTTACTTATG GTCCCACCATGAAAAAATTGTCATTGTTGATTACCAGATTTGTTTTATCGGAGGACTGGATCTATGCTTTGGCCGTTATGATACAGCTGAGCACAAAGTGGGTGATTGCCCTCCTCAGATATGGCCTGGAAAAGACTACTATAACCCACG gGAATCTGAACCAAATTCTTGGGAAGAGACAATGAAAGATGAATTAGATCGTAGAAAATATCCCCGTATGCCTTGGCATGATGTCCATTGTGCCTTGTGGGGACCACCTTGCCGTGACATAGCTAGGCACTTTGTTCAACGCTGGAACTATGCAAAG AGAAATAAAGCTCTATATGAAGAGGCAATTCCGCTACTCATGCCTCAGCATCACATGGTCATTCCACACTACATGGGAAGAAGCCAAGAGATGGAGATTGAAGTTACCAGTTCTGACAATCACAATGGAATGAAAAGACATGATTCTTTCTCGTCCAGATCATCTTATCAAGACATTCCACTGCTTTTGCCTCAAGAAGCTGATGGGTTGGACACACCAAGTGGAGAGCCAAAACCAAATGGTTTGAATTCTTCTCCAAATGGTATCCCTTTCCCATTCCGTAAATCAAGAATCGAATCAGCAGGTCCAGGAATGCCATTGAGGGACTTTGTCGATGACTTTGATGGGAAATTGGTTTCAGATGGGAAAACACAAACTGGCATGAAGCATTCAGACTTGGAGTGGTGGGAAACTCAAGAACGGGGCAGTCAAGGTGGCTTCCTGGATGATTCTGGACAAGTTGGTCCCCGTACTTCATGTCGATGTCAG GTTATTAGAAGTGTCAGTCAATGGTCTGCTGGAACAAGCCAAACTGAAGAGAGCATCCATATTGCTTATTGCTCTCTTATTGAGAAAGCAGAGCACTTTATCTACATAGAG AATCAATTTTTCATATCAGGTCTTTCAGGAGATGAATTAATACAAAATCGTGTGTTAGAAGCACTGTTTAGGCGCATACTGCGAGCATACAATGACAATAAGTGTTTTAGGGTTATTATTGTCATACCACTTCTCCCCGGTTTCCAG GGAGGTTTGGATGATGCCGGTGCTGCCTCTGTAAGAGCAATATTGCATTGGCAATATCGAACAATCTGTAGAGGAAACAATTCGATATTGTATAATCTGTCCAACATACTTGGTACAAAAACTCATGACTACATTTCTTTTTATGGGTTAAGAGCTTACGGTAATCTTTTTGATGGTGGTCCATTGGCCTCCAGTCAG ATCTATGTTCATAGTAAAATAATGATTGTTGATGATTGTATTACTTTAATTGGATCGGCTAACATTAACGACAGGAGTCTGCTTGGTTCAAGAGACTCAGAG ATTGGTGTACTTATAGAAGACAAAGAGCTAGTGAATTCTTATATGGGAGGAAAACCGTGGAGGGCTGGGAAGTTTTCTTCGAGTCTGCGCATGTCTTTGTGGTCTGAGCACCTTGGTCTTCGTGCAGGAGAG ATTCAGAGCATAATCGATCCTGTTGTGGATTCAACTTACAGAGATATTTGGTTGTCAACTTCTAAG ACAAATACTGCTATCTATCAAGATGTATTTTCTTGCACACCTAACGACTTTATACATTCCAG AGCTGCATTTAGACAAAGCATGGCTTCCTGGAAGGAGAAACTGGGGCACACGACAATAGATTTAGGAATAGCCCCAGAGAAGCTAGAATCTTACCAAAATGGAGATGTTAAAAGAGCAGATCCGATGGAGAGATTAGAGTGCGTCAAGGGGCATCTTGTTTCATTCCCTTTGGATTTCATGTGCCAAGAAGATTTAAGACCTGTGTTCAATGAGAGCGAGTATTATGCTTCTCCTCACGTTTTTCATTGA
- the LOC133819420 gene encoding phospholipase D zeta 1 isoform X2 — MESEQLITSGSGSRYFQMQSEPALSFSFTLRPEPTRIFDELPKAIIVDVSRPDAGDISPMLLSYTIEFQYKQFTWRLLKKAAHVFYLHFALKKRAFIEEIQEKQEQVKEWLQNLGIGDHSAVVQDDEDEAIPLQHDESAKNRDVPSSAALPIIRPALGRQESISDRSKVAMQGYLNHFLGNMDIVNSREVCRFLEVSKLSFSPEYGPKLKEDYVMVKHLPKILKNDDSRKCCACDWFGCCNDNWQKVWAVLKPGFLALLADPFDTQPLDIIVFDVLPASDGNGDGRVSLAKEIKEHNPLRNSFKVTCGNRNIRLRAKSSGKVKDWVASINDAGLRPPEGWCHPHRFGSFAPPRGLSEDGSQAQWFVDGLASFEAIASAIEDAKSEIFMCGWWLCPELFLRRPFSAHASSRLDALLEAKAKQGVQIYILLYKEVALALKINSVYSKKRLLSIHENVRVLRYPDHFSSGVYLWSHHEKIVIVDYQICFIGGLDLCFGRYDTAEHKVGDCPPQIWPGKDYYNPRESEPNSWEETMKDELDRRKYPRMPWHDVHCALWGPPCRDIARHFVQRWNYAKRNKALYEEAIPLLMPQHHMVIPHYMGRSQEMEIEVTSSDNHNGMKRHDSFSSRSSYQDIPLLLPQEADGLDTPSGEPKPNGLNSSPNDGKTQTGMKHSDLEWWETQERGSQGGFLDDSGQVGPRTSCRCQVIRSVSQWSAGTSQTEESIHIAYCSLIEKAEHFIYIENQFFISGLSGDELIQNRVLEALFRRILRAYNDNKCFRVIIVIPLLPGFQGGLDDAGAASVRAILHWQYRTICRGNNSILYNLSNILGTKTHDYISFYGLRAYGNLFDGGPLASSQIYVHSKIMIVDDCITLIGSANINDRSLLGSRDSEIGVLIEDKELVNSYMGGKPWRAGKFSSSLRMSLWSEHLGLRAGEIQSIIDPVVDSTYRDIWLSTSKTNTAIYQDVFSCTPNDFIHSRAAFRQSMASWKEKLGHTTIDLGIAPEKLESYQNGDVKRADPMERLECVKGHLVSFPLDFMCQEDLRPVFNESEYYASPHVFH, encoded by the exons TACAAACAG TTTACGTGGCGCTTGTTGAAGAAAGCTGCACATGTATTTTACTTGCATTTTGCGTTGAAGAAACGTGCTTTTATTGAGGAAATTCAGGAGAAGCAGGAACAG GTTAAAGAATGGCTTCAAAATCTAGGAATAGGAGATCATTCAGCAGTGGTGCAAGATGACGAAGATGAGGCCATTCCTCTGCAACATGATGAAAGTGCTAAAAATAG AGATGTTCCATCTAGTGCTGCTCTGCCAATTATTCGGCCAGCCTTGGGAAGGCAGGAGTCCATTTCTGATAGATCAAAGGTTGCAATGCAAGGGTATTTGAATCACTTTCTAGGAAATATGGACATTGTTAATTCTAGAGAG GTTTGCAGATTTTTGGAGGTTTCTAAGTTATCATTTTCTCCAGAATATGGTCCTAAGTTAAAGGAGGACTATGTGATGGTAAAACATCTACCGAAAATTCTAAAGAATGATGATTCAAGAAAATGTTGTGCATGTGATTGGTTCGGTTGTTGTAATGACAACTGGCAAAAG GTTTGGGCTGTACTAAAACCTGGATTTTTGGCTTTACTAGCAGACCCTTTTGATACCCAGCCATTAGATATAATTGTTTTTGATGTACTGCCGGCATCAGATGGGAATGGTGATGGTCGAGTATCGTTggcaaaagaaataaaagaacacAATCCGTTACGCAATTCATTTAAG GTTACTTGTGGAAATCGAAATATTAGATTAAGGGCTAAGAGTAGTGGTAAAGTCAAAGATTGGGTTGCTTCTATTAATGACGCTGGCCTTCGGCCTCCTGAGGGCTGGTGTCATCCTCATCGCTTTGGTTCTTTTGCTCCTCCAAGAGGGCTAAGTGAAGATGGTAGTCAGGCACAGTGGTTTGTAGATGGCCTGGCTTCATTTGAAGCTATTGCTTCTGCAATTGAGGATGCAAAATCAGAG ATATTTATGTGCGGCTGGTGGTTGTGCCCAGAACTGTTTCTACGACGCCCTTTTAGTGCTCATGCTTCTTCTAGGCTTGATGCTTTACTTGAAGCAAAAGCTAAGCAAGGGGTTCAG atttacATACTTCTGTACAAAGAGGTTGCTCTTGCTTTGAAAATAAATAGCGTTTATAGCAAGAAAAGGTTGCTTAGCATTCATGAGAATGTTAGGGTACTACGTTACCCTGACCACTTTTCTAGTGGTGTTTACTTATG GTCCCACCATGAAAAAATTGTCATTGTTGATTACCAGATTTGTTTTATCGGAGGACTGGATCTATGCTTTGGCCGTTATGATACAGCTGAGCACAAAGTGGGTGATTGCCCTCCTCAGATATGGCCTGGAAAAGACTACTATAACCCACG gGAATCTGAACCAAATTCTTGGGAAGAGACAATGAAAGATGAATTAGATCGTAGAAAATATCCCCGTATGCCTTGGCATGATGTCCATTGTGCCTTGTGGGGACCACCTTGCCGTGACATAGCTAGGCACTTTGTTCAACGCTGGAACTATGCAAAG AGAAATAAAGCTCTATATGAAGAGGCAATTCCGCTACTCATGCCTCAGCATCACATGGTCATTCCACACTACATGGGAAGAAGCCAAGAGATGGAGATTGAAGTTACCAGTTCTGACAATCACAATGGAATGAAAAGACATGATTCTTTCTCGTCCAGATCATCTTATCAAGACATTCCACTGCTTTTGCCTCAAGAAGCTGATGGGTTGGACACACCAAGTGGAGAGCCAAAACCAAATGGTTTGAATTCTTCTCCAAATG ATGGGAAAACACAAACTGGCATGAAGCATTCAGACTTGGAGTGGTGGGAAACTCAAGAACGGGGCAGTCAAGGTGGCTTCCTGGATGATTCTGGACAAGTTGGTCCCCGTACTTCATGTCGATGTCAG GTTATTAGAAGTGTCAGTCAATGGTCTGCTGGAACAAGCCAAACTGAAGAGAGCATCCATATTGCTTATTGCTCTCTTATTGAGAAAGCAGAGCACTTTATCTACATAGAG AATCAATTTTTCATATCAGGTCTTTCAGGAGATGAATTAATACAAAATCGTGTGTTAGAAGCACTGTTTAGGCGCATACTGCGAGCATACAATGACAATAAGTGTTTTAGGGTTATTATTGTCATACCACTTCTCCCCGGTTTCCAG GGAGGTTTGGATGATGCCGGTGCTGCCTCTGTAAGAGCAATATTGCATTGGCAATATCGAACAATCTGTAGAGGAAACAATTCGATATTGTATAATCTGTCCAACATACTTGGTACAAAAACTCATGACTACATTTCTTTTTATGGGTTAAGAGCTTACGGTAATCTTTTTGATGGTGGTCCATTGGCCTCCAGTCAG ATCTATGTTCATAGTAAAATAATGATTGTTGATGATTGTATTACTTTAATTGGATCGGCTAACATTAACGACAGGAGTCTGCTTGGTTCAAGAGACTCAGAG ATTGGTGTACTTATAGAAGACAAAGAGCTAGTGAATTCTTATATGGGAGGAAAACCGTGGAGGGCTGGGAAGTTTTCTTCGAGTCTGCGCATGTCTTTGTGGTCTGAGCACCTTGGTCTTCGTGCAGGAGAG ATTCAGAGCATAATCGATCCTGTTGTGGATTCAACTTACAGAGATATTTGGTTGTCAACTTCTAAG ACAAATACTGCTATCTATCAAGATGTATTTTCTTGCACACCTAACGACTTTATACATTCCAG AGCTGCATTTAGACAAAGCATGGCTTCCTGGAAGGAGAAACTGGGGCACACGACAATAGATTTAGGAATAGCCCCAGAGAAGCTAGAATCTTACCAAAATGGAGATGTTAAAAGAGCAGATCCGATGGAGAGATTAGAGTGCGTCAAGGGGCATCTTGTTTCATTCCCTTTGGATTTCATGTGCCAAGAAGATTTAAGACCTGTGTTCAATGAGAGCGAGTATTATGCTTCTCCTCACGTTTTTCATTGA
- the LOC133819420 gene encoding phospholipase D zeta 1 isoform X3 yields MQGYLNHFLGNMDIVNSREVCRFLEVSKLSFSPEYGPKLKEDYVMVKHLPKILKNDDSRKCCACDWFGCCNDNWQKVWAVLKPGFLALLADPFDTQPLDIIVFDVLPASDGNGDGRVSLAKEIKEHNPLRNSFKVTCGNRNIRLRAKSSGKVKDWVASINDAGLRPPEGWCHPHRFGSFAPPRGLSEDGSQAQWFVDGLASFEAIASAIEDAKSEIFMCGWWLCPELFLRRPFSAHASSRLDALLEAKAKQGVQIYILLYKEVALALKINSVYSKKRLLSIHENVRVLRYPDHFSSGVYLWSHHEKIVIVDYQICFIGGLDLCFGRYDTAEHKVGDCPPQIWPGKDYYNPRESEPNSWEETMKDELDRRKYPRMPWHDVHCALWGPPCRDIARHFVQRWNYAKRNKALYEEAIPLLMPQHHMVIPHYMGRSQEMEIEVTSSDNHNGMKRHDSFSSRSSYQDIPLLLPQEADGLDTPSGEPKPNGLNSSPNGIPFPFRKSRIESAGPGMPLRDFVDDFDGKLVSDGKTQTGMKHSDLEWWETQERGSQGGFLDDSGQVGPRTSCRCQVIRSVSQWSAGTSQTEESIHIAYCSLIEKAEHFIYIENQFFISGLSGDELIQNRVLEALFRRILRAYNDNKCFRVIIVIPLLPGFQGGLDDAGAASVRAILHWQYRTICRGNNSILYNLSNILGTKTHDYISFYGLRAYGNLFDGGPLASSQIYVHSKIMIVDDCITLIGSANINDRSLLGSRDSEIGVLIEDKELVNSYMGGKPWRAGKFSSSLRMSLWSEHLGLRAGEIQSIIDPVVDSTYRDIWLSTSKTNTAIYQDVFSCTPNDFIHSRAAFRQSMASWKEKLGHTTIDLGIAPEKLESYQNGDVKRADPMERLECVKGHLVSFPLDFMCQEDLRPVFNESEYYASPHVFH; encoded by the exons ATGCAAGGGTATTTGAATCACTTTCTAGGAAATATGGACATTGTTAATTCTAGAGAG GTTTGCAGATTTTTGGAGGTTTCTAAGTTATCATTTTCTCCAGAATATGGTCCTAAGTTAAAGGAGGACTATGTGATGGTAAAACATCTACCGAAAATTCTAAAGAATGATGATTCAAGAAAATGTTGTGCATGTGATTGGTTCGGTTGTTGTAATGACAACTGGCAAAAG GTTTGGGCTGTACTAAAACCTGGATTTTTGGCTTTACTAGCAGACCCTTTTGATACCCAGCCATTAGATATAATTGTTTTTGATGTACTGCCGGCATCAGATGGGAATGGTGATGGTCGAGTATCGTTggcaaaagaaataaaagaacacAATCCGTTACGCAATTCATTTAAG GTTACTTGTGGAAATCGAAATATTAGATTAAGGGCTAAGAGTAGTGGTAAAGTCAAAGATTGGGTTGCTTCTATTAATGACGCTGGCCTTCGGCCTCCTGAGGGCTGGTGTCATCCTCATCGCTTTGGTTCTTTTGCTCCTCCAAGAGGGCTAAGTGAAGATGGTAGTCAGGCACAGTGGTTTGTAGATGGCCTGGCTTCATTTGAAGCTATTGCTTCTGCAATTGAGGATGCAAAATCAGAG ATATTTATGTGCGGCTGGTGGTTGTGCCCAGAACTGTTTCTACGACGCCCTTTTAGTGCTCATGCTTCTTCTAGGCTTGATGCTTTACTTGAAGCAAAAGCTAAGCAAGGGGTTCAG atttacATACTTCTGTACAAAGAGGTTGCTCTTGCTTTGAAAATAAATAGCGTTTATAGCAAGAAAAGGTTGCTTAGCATTCATGAGAATGTTAGGGTACTACGTTACCCTGACCACTTTTCTAGTGGTGTTTACTTATG GTCCCACCATGAAAAAATTGTCATTGTTGATTACCAGATTTGTTTTATCGGAGGACTGGATCTATGCTTTGGCCGTTATGATACAGCTGAGCACAAAGTGGGTGATTGCCCTCCTCAGATATGGCCTGGAAAAGACTACTATAACCCACG gGAATCTGAACCAAATTCTTGGGAAGAGACAATGAAAGATGAATTAGATCGTAGAAAATATCCCCGTATGCCTTGGCATGATGTCCATTGTGCCTTGTGGGGACCACCTTGCCGTGACATAGCTAGGCACTTTGTTCAACGCTGGAACTATGCAAAG AGAAATAAAGCTCTATATGAAGAGGCAATTCCGCTACTCATGCCTCAGCATCACATGGTCATTCCACACTACATGGGAAGAAGCCAAGAGATGGAGATTGAAGTTACCAGTTCTGACAATCACAATGGAATGAAAAGACATGATTCTTTCTCGTCCAGATCATCTTATCAAGACATTCCACTGCTTTTGCCTCAAGAAGCTGATGGGTTGGACACACCAAGTGGAGAGCCAAAACCAAATGGTTTGAATTCTTCTCCAAATGGTATCCCTTTCCCATTCCGTAAATCAAGAATCGAATCAGCAGGTCCAGGAATGCCATTGAGGGACTTTGTCGATGACTTTGATGGGAAATTGGTTTCAGATGGGAAAACACAAACTGGCATGAAGCATTCAGACTTGGAGTGGTGGGAAACTCAAGAACGGGGCAGTCAAGGTGGCTTCCTGGATGATTCTGGACAAGTTGGTCCCCGTACTTCATGTCGATGTCAG GTTATTAGAAGTGTCAGTCAATGGTCTGCTGGAACAAGCCAAACTGAAGAGAGCATCCATATTGCTTATTGCTCTCTTATTGAGAAAGCAGAGCACTTTATCTACATAGAG AATCAATTTTTCATATCAGGTCTTTCAGGAGATGAATTAATACAAAATCGTGTGTTAGAAGCACTGTTTAGGCGCATACTGCGAGCATACAATGACAATAAGTGTTTTAGGGTTATTATTGTCATACCACTTCTCCCCGGTTTCCAG GGAGGTTTGGATGATGCCGGTGCTGCCTCTGTAAGAGCAATATTGCATTGGCAATATCGAACAATCTGTAGAGGAAACAATTCGATATTGTATAATCTGTCCAACATACTTGGTACAAAAACTCATGACTACATTTCTTTTTATGGGTTAAGAGCTTACGGTAATCTTTTTGATGGTGGTCCATTGGCCTCCAGTCAG ATCTATGTTCATAGTAAAATAATGATTGTTGATGATTGTATTACTTTAATTGGATCGGCTAACATTAACGACAGGAGTCTGCTTGGTTCAAGAGACTCAGAG ATTGGTGTACTTATAGAAGACAAAGAGCTAGTGAATTCTTATATGGGAGGAAAACCGTGGAGGGCTGGGAAGTTTTCTTCGAGTCTGCGCATGTCTTTGTGGTCTGAGCACCTTGGTCTTCGTGCAGGAGAG ATTCAGAGCATAATCGATCCTGTTGTGGATTCAACTTACAGAGATATTTGGTTGTCAACTTCTAAG ACAAATACTGCTATCTATCAAGATGTATTTTCTTGCACACCTAACGACTTTATACATTCCAG AGCTGCATTTAGACAAAGCATGGCTTCCTGGAAGGAGAAACTGGGGCACACGACAATAGATTTAGGAATAGCCCCAGAGAAGCTAGAATCTTACCAAAATGGAGATGTTAAAAGAGCAGATCCGATGGAGAGATTAGAGTGCGTCAAGGGGCATCTTGTTTCATTCCCTTTGGATTTCATGTGCCAAGAAGATTTAAGACCTGTGTTCAATGAGAGCGAGTATTATGCTTCTCCTCACGTTTTTCATTGA
- the LOC133819421 gene encoding uncharacterized protein LOC133819421 isoform X1, with protein sequence MTFTATYSFPFSIAPPIALSRRHFPAIASFSSPNNSPNTLFTYAVKSNPCRRSPITMSSSDARSKSIVNQPELRELNEESDFESIVAPDGRISICGFGSLLSERSARSTFPDLINFRVARLNGFRRVFAHAAPIFFERGIAKPETKEISSLSVEPCEGETLIVTVFEISKSDIPAFLERELEFRFLAVLPETLDEKPFDKLAVLCARYSDEEFLRIRCKGSKDIYFQQYGRYGIDKIWQDDILPCRAYLRHCVLAAKNLSDAAYNNFLDHTFLGDRKTTIREYLATTGSGIMEEEPPESLKTRYGG encoded by the exons ATGACCTTCACTGCCACTTACTCTTTTCCTTTCTCCATTGCTCCGCCTATCGCGCTTTCTCGCCGCCATTTTCCGGCGATCGCCTCATTCTCAAGCCCTAACAATTCACCAAATACTCTCTTCACCTACGCCGTTAAATCCAATCCTTGCCGGCGATCTCCGATCACCATGTCGTCCTCCGATGCTCGATCAAAATCTATAGTGAACCAGCCGGAGCTTAGGGAACTCAATGAAGAGTCTGATTTCGAGAGTATCGTCGCACCGGACGGCCGTATATCTATATGCGGCTTCGGTTCTCTCCTCTCTG AGAGAAGCGCGAGGAGTACATTTCCGGATCTTATCAACTTCAGAGTCGCAAGATTGAATGGCTTTCGTCGCGTATTCGCACATGCCGCTCCCATTTTCTTCGAGCGCGGCATAGCGAAGCCGGAAACCAAG GAAATCTCGAGCTTAAGTGTTGAGCCTTGTGAAGGAGAGACACTGATAGTAACAGTATTTGAAATCTCAAAATCCGAT ATCCCGGCATTTCTTGAGAGGGAGCTTGAATTTCGATTCCTTGCC GTTCTGCCTGAAACACTAGATGAGAAGCCATTTGATAAGCTAGCG GTGCTTTGTGCTCGTTATAGCGACGAAGAATTCCTCCGGATCAGATGTAAAG GAAGCAAGGACATCTATTTTCAACAATATGGGCGATATGGCATTGATAAGATTTGGCAAGACGATATCTTACCATGTCGTGCTTATCTCCGGCACTG TGTGTTAGCGGCCAAAAATCTGAGTGATGCAGCATATAACAACTTCTTAGATCACACTTTCCTTGGAGACCGTAAAACAACCATCCGTGAGTACCTAGCTACAACAGGTTCAGGCATCATGGAAGAGGAGCCCCCAGAATCCCTTAAGACTCGGTATGGTGGCTGA
- the LOC133819421 gene encoding uncharacterized protein LOC133819421 isoform X2, translated as MTFTATYSFPFSIAPPIALSRRHFPAIASFSSPNNSPNTLFTYAVKSNPCRRSPITMSSSDARSKSIVNQPELRELNEESDFESIVAPDGRISICGFGSLLSERSARSTFPDLINFRVARLNGFRRVFAHAAPIFFERGIAKPETKEISSLSVEPCEGETLIVTVFEISKSDIPAFLERELEFRFLAVLPETLDEKPFDKLAVLCARYSDEEFLRIRCKGSKDIYFQQYGRYGIDKIWQDDILPCRAYLRH; from the exons ATGACCTTCACTGCCACTTACTCTTTTCCTTTCTCCATTGCTCCGCCTATCGCGCTTTCTCGCCGCCATTTTCCGGCGATCGCCTCATTCTCAAGCCCTAACAATTCACCAAATACTCTCTTCACCTACGCCGTTAAATCCAATCCTTGCCGGCGATCTCCGATCACCATGTCGTCCTCCGATGCTCGATCAAAATCTATAGTGAACCAGCCGGAGCTTAGGGAACTCAATGAAGAGTCTGATTTCGAGAGTATCGTCGCACCGGACGGCCGTATATCTATATGCGGCTTCGGTTCTCTCCTCTCTG AGAGAAGCGCGAGGAGTACATTTCCGGATCTTATCAACTTCAGAGTCGCAAGATTGAATGGCTTTCGTCGCGTATTCGCACATGCCGCTCCCATTTTCTTCGAGCGCGGCATAGCGAAGCCGGAAACCAAG GAAATCTCGAGCTTAAGTGTTGAGCCTTGTGAAGGAGAGACACTGATAGTAACAGTATTTGAAATCTCAAAATCCGAT ATCCCGGCATTTCTTGAGAGGGAGCTTGAATTTCGATTCCTTGCC GTTCTGCCTGAAACACTAGATGAGAAGCCATTTGATAAGCTAGCG GTGCTTTGTGCTCGTTATAGCGACGAAGAATTCCTCCGGATCAGATGTAAAG GAAGCAAGGACATCTATTTTCAACAATATGGGCGATATGGCATTGATAAGATTTGGCAAGACGATATCTTACCATGTCGTGCTTATCTCCGGCACTG A